One Triticum dicoccoides isolate Atlit2015 ecotype Zavitan chromosome 5B, WEW_v2.0, whole genome shotgun sequence genomic window carries:
- the LOC119309884 gene encoding cytochrome P450 76M5-like — protein MEPTPLSACISLLCIALLCLLWHKSTKPPAGAPAPPPPPGPTSFPVIGNIPDLVRSGELHRSLARLSASYGPVMSMRLGMASLVVLSSPATAHEALHKKEGAVSSRWVPDSASVMGHSDISMVWLPSSSPLWKHLRTVASTLLFTSRRLRASRAIQERKARELVDHLHACSGRPVRVALPVFSAVLNMLSSALFSEDVVELGSVSGQEFMELIADSSAETAKPNISDFFPFLSSLDLSRRRRAVAANLSRFYQFFDAVIDRRLNNAEKPGDLLESLLELPAKSQLERPVIRALLTDLFIAGSHTTTTTVEWAMAELLRNPTKMAKARAELREAFGSGNAEEGDLANLPYLQAVMKETMRLHPPAPLLLPHEVSETGVTLGGFSVPKGARVLINVWAIGRDPEVWAEPEVFMPERFLDREVDFRGRAFEFIPFGSGRRACPGMPLAVTVVPMVLASLLHEFEWRLPDGMVPGDVDLSDRFGAALELAVPLRAVPVWTKGAEDLSFSS, from the exons ATGGAGCCCACACCCTTGTCAGCGTGCATCTCGCTGCTCTGTATCGCGCTGCTGTGCCTCCTATGGCACAAGTCAACGAAGCCCCCCGCCGGTGCGCctgcaccgccaccgccgccgggccCAACTTCGTTCCCGGTCATCGGCAACATCCCGGACCTGGTCCGCAGCGGCGAGCTACACCGCTCGCTCGCTCGCCTGTCGGCGTCCTACGGCCCCGTCATGTCGATGAGGCTCGGCATGGCGAGCCTCGTCGTGCTGTCGTCCCCGGCTACGGCGCACGAGGCGCTCCACAAGAAGGAGGGTGCCGTCTCCTCCCGGTGGGTCCCCGACAGCGCCAGCGTCATGGGCCACAGCGACATCTCCATGGTGTGGCTCCCGAGCTCCAGTCCGCTGTGGAAGCACCTGCGCACCGTGGCGAGCACCCTGCTATTCACGTCCCGGCGGCTCCGCGCCAGTCGCGCCATCCAGGAGCGCAAGGCCCGGGAGCTGGTTGACCACTTGCACGCGTGCTCCGGGCGCCCGGTGCGCGTCGCGCTCCCTGTGTTCAGCGCCGTGCTCAACATGCTGTCTAGCGCTCTGTTCTCGGAGGACGTCGTCGAGCTGGGGTCGGTGTCCGGGCAAGAGTTCATGGAGCTCATCGCAGACTCTAGCGCGGAGACGGCCAAGCCGAACATCTCTGACTTCTTCCCATTCCTCAGCTCGCTAGatctcagccgccgccgccgcgcggtcGCCGCGAATCTCAGTAGATTCTATCAGTTTTTCGACGCTGTCATAGACCGTCGGTTGAACAACGCCGAGAAGCCCGGCGACCTGCTGGAGTCGCTGCTCGAGCTCCCCGCCAAGTCCCAGCTCGAGCGGCCGGTGATCCGAGCTCTCCTAACG GATCTGTTCATCGCTGGGAGCCACACGACCACGACCACGGTAGAGTGGGCGATGGCGGAGCTGCTCCGCAACCCGACCAAGATGGCGAAGGCGCGCGCCGAGCTCAGGGAAGCGTTCGGATCCGGCAACGCAGAGGAAGGTGACCTCGCCAACCTCCCGTACCTCCAGGCCGTGATGAAGGAAACGATGCGGCTGCACCCCCcagcgccgctgctgctgccgcacgAGGTGTCGGAGACCGGCGTGACGCTCGGCGGCTTCTCTGTGCCGAAGGGCGCCCGTGTCCTGATCAACGTGTGGGCCATCGGAAGGGACCCCGAGGTGTGGGCCGAGCCGGAGGTATTCATGCCGGAGAGGTTCTTGGACAGGGAGGTGGACTTCCGTGggagggcgttcgagttcataccgtTCGGATCGGGGCGGAGAGCGTGCCCAGGGATGCCGCTGGCCGTGACGGTCGTGCCCATGGTGTTGGCATCGCTGCTCCACGAGTTCGAATGGAGGCTGCCGGATGGGATGGTGCCGGGTGATGTTGATCTCAGCGACCGGTTTGGCGCCGCGCTAGAGCTCGCCGTTCCTCTAAGGGCCGTGCCGGTTTGGACGAAAGGCGCGGAggatttgagtttttcttcgtga